Within Psychrobacter sp. AH5, the genomic segment CTTTGGCAAAATGACGTATTTGGGCGTAGATTTGCGCATTATCAATAACCACCTTTTCGGTATCGGCATGCACCAAATCACGAATGGAGCGCAGCGGCAGAGATAGCTCTTGATAGATAAGCTCCGAGCTTTGATGATGTCTCGTTTCTTGCTGGCGCGCGCAAATAGTTCGCCAAAGTTGCAATAGATAATAAATATCTTCTTCTAGTTTATTAACCGGAACGCGCTCCGCTGCGGTACGTGCGATCAAACCGCCTTGGAGATTGACCGCTTGCATAATACTACTAAGCTCAGTCTTTAACCGCGTGCGTTCCTCTTCCCCATCGATACGCTGAGAGATACCAATATGATCGCTTGACGGCAGATAAACGAGATAACGTGAGGGTAGCGAGATATTGGTAGTGAGCCTAGCGCCTTTACTACCTAGCTGATCCTTGGTCACTTGCACTAATAGGCGTTGGCCTTCATGCAAGCGATGCTGAATAAGGTTTTGACTGGCGACAGTGACAACCTCTGTATTTCGAGAGCTAACAATCGGCGGCGTCGCTGCTATATCTTCCGCCAAATCTGCTGCTTTATTAGTTTTTATCTTAAGCGTACTAGTAGCTTTGTTTTTGACAATTGGCTCGCTTGTTTCAGTAGTCAAATCGCTATCGTTTTGAGTGATAGCTCTAGGAGGACGCTGCATATCATTAACATGCAAAAACGCGGTGCGCGACTGACCAATATCGACAAACGCTGCCTGCATACCGGGTAGTACACGTACTACTGTGCCCAAATAAATATTGCCAACTAAGCCGAGTTTATGATGACGTTCAATATAAATCTCACTGAGTATCCCATTGTCCATGACTGCTACGCGAGATTCCATCGGACTAACATTTATCAGCAGCTCTTCAGACATAATGTCCCTTATCCTATGACTTAAGTTGATTTATTCTAAGTATCTAAACTGTTTAGCAGTGTAGCAAATGCGCCGCCCTTTTGCCCACTTCCCTGCCGTATCATTATGTGAGTTTGCTATCTTTAGCTGGCTTGTAGCTCGTCAATTAATGCTAAAGTCTGTGCTAAAGGCAGGCCTACCACATTAGTATAACTGCCATTGATATAAGTGACCCATGCCGCTGCCAATCCTTGAATGGCATAACCGCCAGCTTTATCAGCAGGCTCGCCACTCTCCCAATACTGAGCCATCATAGCGCTGGTCAGTGGTACAAAGCTTACCTCGGTACTTTCCATAATTTGTCGCTGTGCTAGCACTTGCCATTGTGTTATACCTTTATCATCATAACTAGGCTGCACCTTTAGCGCCTGTACGGCCGTCCATACCTGATGAGTAGTATCAGACATTTGCTGCCACATACTATAAGCATGCGCGCGATTAGCAGGCTTAACTAATAC encodes:
- a CDS encoding Maf family protein — translated: MTILLASGSPRRRELLDSAQLSFSTLSVDIDETPLANELPTAYIKRMVKDKSVAAVKQLNLQASSHIEEGQNFTTSEPIIILTADTIGVLADGKTVLVKPANRAHAYSMWQQMSDTTHQVWTAVQALKVQPSYDDKGITQWQVLAQRQIMESTEVSFVPLTSAMMAQYWESGEPADKAGGYAIQGLAAAWVTYINGSYTNVVGLPLAQTLALIDELQAS
- a CDS encoding Rne/Rng family ribonuclease — its product is MSEELLINVSPMESRVAVMDNGILSEIYIERHHKLGLVGNIYLGTVVRVLPGMQAAFVDIGQSRTAFLHVNDMQRPPRAITQNDSDLTTETSEPIVKNKATSTLKIKTNKAADLAEDIAATPPIVSSRNTEVVTVASQNLIQHRLHEGQRLLVQVTKDQLGSKGARLTTNISLPSRYLVYLPSSDHIGISQRIDGEEERTRLKTELSSIMQAVNLQGGLIARTAAERVPVNKLEEDIYYLLQLWRTICARQQETRHHQSSELIYQELSLPLRSIRDLVHADTEKVVIDNAQIYAQIRHFAKEFVPFVYERIVHYTAEPALFDVHRVEEDLSAALKRRVNLKSGGYLIIDQTEAMTTVDVNTGSYVGGRSLEDTVYKTNLEATHAIARQLRLRNLGGIIILDFIDMLEQEHKDDVLTSLQEQLTQDYAKTNITQVSELGLVEMTRKRTRESLGQQLCEPCSTCEGRGFVKTAETVCFEIFREIMRCARTYNSPKKFTVVAHAAVIDLLLTSEADTVADLEYLLGRVITFEVENLYTQEQYDIVLD